A portion of the Callithrix jacchus isolate 240 chromosome 13, calJac240_pri, whole genome shotgun sequence genome contains these proteins:
- the LOC144576519 gene encoding uncharacterized protein LOC144576519: protein MPMPVLLSVDSWCLSVCVSPATVGMSSGLSDSIRIDKGLQGPSDPWIPASPHPAAVPPEMCLSPPAVTVRLPSHVELFAICRESTLWKGFLLILNFKVVE, encoded by the exons ATGCCGATGCCAGTGCTGCTGTCTGTGGATAGCTGGTGTCTTTCAGTTTGTGTGTCCCCAGCCACAGTGGGTATGAGTTCTGGCCTAAGTGACAGCATCAGGATAGACAAAGGACTGCAGGGACCAAGTGACCCCTGGATTCCTGCTTCACCTCATCCTGCCGCAGTTCCCCCG gagatgtgcctttcaccccCCGCTGTGACtgtgaggcttcccagccatgtggaact GTTTGCTATCTGCAGGGAAAGTACTCTTTGGAAGGGCTTCCTGCTGATTCTGAATTTCAAAGTAGTTGAGTGA